A single window of Caldimicrobium thiodismutans DNA harbors:
- a CDS encoding NAD+ synthase, producing the protein MYLNIGIGQINPKVGDLSGNFEKILKAWKELDKSSHLVCFPELALTGYPPEDLLLRRDFLSDCKKYLDNLLKKSKDLTSPCLIGIPLYKGDLYNAAFLLYKGEIVGAYYKRYLPQYGVFDEKRYFKKGDNLLFFAVNGFNIGVSICEDIWYPSGVERIYALAGADVIVSLNASPYHKGKYEFKENLLKARAEDNQCYVVYVNMVGGQDELILDGRSLVISPEGKIIARAKVFEEDLLVISIEKKKVCSGRLLEPRLREESSSEIPFVKGIGIKKELPFFEGKVFKNPEEEEEIYLALKLALKDYFYKNGFKGVILGLSGGIDSSLTAVLAVDALGKEKVKALFMPSEFTSRESFEDTRELAKNLGIPLIEIPITEIFHSYRETIKKTLGFEDFTVAEENLQARIRANLLFYLSNREGLLVLSTSNKSESATGYTTIYGDMAGGFAPLKDVYKTLVYRLARYRNSLDPVIPERIFKKAPSAELRPGQRDEDTLPPYEILDEILKLYLEEGLTPSEIIERGFEEKTVNRVFHMLKIAEYKRKQAPLGPKITRRALGKDYRMPVTNGYL; encoded by the coding sequence ATGTATTTAAATATCGGGATTGGGCAGATTAATCCAAAGGTTGGGGATCTTTCTGGTAATTTTGAAAAGATACTGAAGGCTTGGAAAGAGCTGGATAAGAGTTCACACCTTGTCTGTTTTCCTGAGCTTGCCTTAACAGGTTATCCCCCAGAGGATCTCCTTTTAAGAAGAGACTTTCTTTCAGATTGTAAGAAATATCTGGATAATCTACTTAAGAAAAGTAAGGATTTAACCTCTCCCTGTTTAATTGGAATTCCCCTTTATAAGGGAGATCTCTATAATGCAGCTTTTCTTCTTTACAAGGGAGAGATTGTAGGAGCGTATTACAAGCGATATCTTCCTCAATATGGAGTCTTTGATGAAAAGCGCTATTTTAAAAAAGGGGATAATCTTCTTTTCTTTGCGGTAAATGGCTTTAATATCGGGGTTTCAATCTGTGAAGATATCTGGTATCCCTCGGGTGTAGAGAGAATCTATGCCTTGGCAGGAGCTGATGTTATTGTTAGTCTTAATGCCTCTCCTTATCATAAAGGAAAATATGAATTCAAAGAAAATTTACTTAAAGCCAGAGCTGAAGATAATCAATGTTATGTGGTTTATGTGAATATGGTTGGTGGACAGGATGAGCTAATTCTTGATGGAAGGTCACTTGTTATCTCACCTGAAGGTAAAATTATAGCAAGAGCAAAGGTCTTTGAAGAAGATCTATTAGTAATTAGCATAGAAAAGAAAAAAGTTTGCTCAGGTAGGCTCCTTGAACCCCGTCTTAGAGAAGAGTCGTCAAGTGAGATACCCTTTGTTAAAGGAATAGGTATTAAAAAAGAGCTCCCCTTTTTTGAAGGAAAGGTCTTTAAAAATCCTGAAGAAGAGGAAGAGATTTATCTGGCTTTAAAACTTGCTTTAAAGGATTATTTTTACAAAAATGGCTTCAAAGGGGTTATACTCGGGCTTTCAGGAGGTATTGATTCTTCCTTAACAGCTGTTCTTGCAGTTGATGCCCTTGGAAAGGAAAAAGTAAAAGCCCTTTTTATGCCAAGTGAATTTACTTCAAGGGAGTCCTTTGAGGATACAAGGGAACTTGCTAAAAACTTAGGAATTCCTCTTATTGAAATTCCCATTACTGAAATCTTTCATAGTTATAGAGAAACTATCAAAAAAACCCTTGGTTTTGAAGATTTTACTGTAGCTGAGGAAAACCTCCAGGCAAGAATCAGAGCCAATCTCCTCTTTTATCTTTCCAATCGGGAAGGTCTGCTTGTTCTTTCAACCTCTAATAAGAGTGAGTCTGCAACAGGTTATACCACCATTTATGGAGATATGGCAGGAGGCTTTGCGCCTCTAAAAGATGTATATAAAACCCTTGTTTACAGGCTTGCCCGTTATAGAAATTCCTTAGATCCGGTGATTCCAGAAAGGATTTTTAAGAAAGCCCCCTCTGCAGAGCTGAGACCTGGTCAGAGGGATGAGGACACTCTTCCTCCATATGAAATCCTTGATGAAATTCTCAAGCTCTACTTAGAAGAGGGCCTCACCCCTTCTGAAATCATAGAAAGAGGCTTTGAGGAGAAAACGGTTAACAGGGTTTTTCATATGCTAAAAATAGCTGAATATAAGAGAAAACAGGCTCCCCTTGGGCCAAAGATAACCAGAAGGGCCCTTGGAAAGGATTACCGAATGCCTGTGACCAATGGTTATTTATGA
- a CDS encoding type 1 glutamine amidotransferase — MKILAIRHVEIEHLSAFEGILKNLGIEWTYLDTPKGERLFQPLEEYMALFVLGGYMGAYEEDKYDFLAYEFKLMEAALKRDIPVLGICLGAQMLAKVLGAKVYPGDRGKEIGWMEVIKTGDHPYFSDFPERLKVFQWHGDTFDLPGGAERVFSSEKYENQGFVYGKSVGLQFHLEVDKELALTWKEVYKEEIFREGIDYQVFSAISESEEKLLKQISFNFLKRFLGGI, encoded by the coding sequence ATGAAAATTTTAGCGATAAGACATGTGGAAATTGAGCATCTTTCTGCCTTTGAAGGAATATTAAAGAACCTGGGGATTGAATGGACCTATCTTGATACTCCTAAAGGAGAGCGACTGTTTCAGCCTCTTGAAGAATATATGGCCCTTTTTGTGCTTGGAGGATATATGGGGGCTTATGAAGAGGATAAATATGATTTTTTAGCCTATGAATTTAAGCTCATGGAGGCCGCTTTAAAAAGGGATATTCCTGTTCTTGGGATCTGTCTTGGGGCCCAGATGCTTGCCAAAGTGCTTGGTGCAAAGGTTTATCCTGGAGACAGGGGAAAAGAGATAGGCTGGATGGAGGTTATAAAAACTGGGGATCATCCCTATTTTTCAGATTTTCCTGAAAGATTAAAGGTTTTTCAATGGCATGGAGATACCTTTGATCTTCCAGGCGGAGCAGAAAGGGTTTTTTCTTCAGAAAAATATGAAAATCAAGGCTTTGTTTATGGAAAAAGTGTTGGGCTCCAATTTCACCTTGAAGTGGATAAAGAACTTGCCCTTACCTGGAAAGAGGTTTATAAAGAAGAGATCTTCAGAGAGGGTATTGATTATCAAGTTTTTTCTGCTATCTCCGAGTCAGAAGAGAAATTATTAAAACAGATTAGTTTTAATTTTTTAAAAAGATTTCTTGGTGGAATTTAA
- a CDS encoding efflux RND transporter permease subunit: METKEPNKKGLLKFVLTRPHFILAIILAFSLLGMIAIKNMYQKLFPDANRPQIAVVVIEPGASAKDMAENIAIPIEKQLHTLGLVRKVESTSKDEVSVIKVEFEYEKDINTAATEVQNELSKIRPFLPKDIQEPQIYKITDATPPVIVISVSPKDPSLSLADVRQIAENQIKNYFLSLPEVSNVDVFGGYIKEVFIEIDRDKLNQYNLRLSDVITKIQETNLDAPIGFISNTANSILIKSLNKGKTLDEIKNIYIFNNIKLKDIATIKYDYYTNTSLYYGNGKKAIALAIQRQLTGDTLRTIKKVKDLIPQLEKEFPALRFEIADSQERIIHLSNLNMLEALRDAIIMTSLVILFFLANFRQMLIASLSIPFVYLTTIAIMWFIGLEFNIVTLSGIILALGMLIDDAVVVLENIERHLHELKEPAKEAVLNGTREVMFAVLAGTIATAVVLIPILFVGDYPQKIFRPLATTLLIAVIVSYFISITFIPLIAPYLLKKKGTKNKIEETLYKFSESLLIPLKNIYIDIIAFIFQNKKLSLPLFLFAVMMFIISLRIIIPTVGREIMPPMDTGIVKGSITADSNLSIEEMEKIVQSISKILTQDKRVIMYSIGVGSEPGIFTMGEAENPQTINLTIHYIDRFHRKKNIWEIEKELREKIWQIPNLKYVHIFDYGATPLSTIRGNLDAMLSGDSLEELDKLGQSLLNLAYQTKGLVSVSRKWDMDKEVYNLKIDNQKALFYGLTPYNIVAQLTAKIRGIPISYFNVSNENSLKIRFVYRKEQRSDILDLNSLYLDSPRGKIPLLAISEIEKQKEPTIITRQGLKYTLDIIGYRETTAISHIMNSFTEVLQKAKFKLPAGYSLSQEGDVKMMMDTILRIVKALLLGMLLLFFTLAPAFRSFLAPVAVIVAIPLSLIGSAWSILAMGYHQSMPGLMGTILLAGIITKNSILLIDFIDMAIKEGKTLERAILESINIRTRPVLMTAFGTAVGMIPIALGWALGLERLAPLGTVAIGGLIFGSFLTLIYVPLFYYYLLKLKLRLKEVATKH, translated from the coding sequence ATGGAAACTAAAGAGCCGAATAAAAAGGGACTTCTCAAATTTGTGCTTACAAGGCCGCATTTTATTTTGGCTATAATTCTTGCTTTTTCTCTTCTTGGGATGATAGCCATAAAGAATATGTATCAAAAGCTCTTTCCAGATGCTAATAGGCCTCAAATTGCTGTAGTAGTTATAGAACCGGGAGCCTCTGCCAAAGATATGGCTGAAAATATTGCTATACCTATTGAAAAACAACTTCATACCCTTGGCCTTGTTAGGAAAGTTGAATCAACTAGTAAAGATGAAGTTTCAGTAATAAAAGTTGAATTCGAATATGAAAAAGATATAAATACTGCCGCAACTGAGGTTCAAAATGAACTTTCTAAAATCAGACCTTTTCTTCCTAAGGACATTCAGGAGCCTCAAATCTATAAAATTACAGACGCAACCCCTCCTGTTATAGTTATTTCCGTCTCTCCTAAGGATCCATCCCTTTCTCTTGCTGATGTTCGTCAAATAGCAGAAAATCAAATCAAAAATTATTTTCTTTCCTTACCAGAGGTTTCCAATGTGGATGTCTTCGGAGGCTATATTAAAGAGGTTTTTATCGAAATTGATAGAGATAAACTCAATCAATATAATCTTAGGCTTTCTGATGTTATTACAAAGATTCAGGAAACCAATTTAGATGCACCTATTGGATTTATTTCCAATACTGCTAACTCTATTCTTATAAAGTCTCTAAATAAAGGAAAAACTCTTGATGAGATTAAAAATATTTATATTTTCAATAATATTAAACTCAAAGATATTGCTACAATTAAATATGATTATTACACTAATACTTCTCTTTATTATGGAAATGGTAAAAAAGCTATTGCTCTTGCCATTCAAAGACAGCTTACAGGAGATACACTTCGCACTATAAAAAAGGTAAAGGACCTTATTCCCCAGTTAGAAAAAGAATTTCCTGCTCTACGGTTTGAGATCGCAGACTCTCAAGAAAGAATAATTCATCTCAGTAATTTGAATATGCTTGAGGCCTTACGAGATGCCATCATTATGACCTCACTTGTAATACTCTTCTTCCTTGCCAATTTTAGGCAGATGTTAATAGCTTCTCTCTCTATTCCTTTTGTATATCTGACAACTATAGCTATAATGTGGTTTATTGGTTTGGAATTTAATATTGTTACTCTTTCAGGGATAATCCTGGCTTTAGGAATGTTAATTGATGATGCAGTGGTTGTTTTAGAAAATATTGAGAGGCACTTGCATGAACTCAAAGAACCGGCAAAGGAGGCTGTTCTTAATGGCACAAGAGAAGTTATGTTTGCAGTCCTTGCTGGAACAATTGCTACCGCTGTAGTTCTTATTCCTATTCTCTTTGTAGGAGATTATCCTCAAAAAATTTTTCGCCCGCTTGCCACCACCCTTCTCATTGCTGTAATTGTTTCTTACTTTATCTCTATTACCTTTATTCCTCTTATTGCTCCTTATTTATTAAAAAAGAAGGGGACCAAAAACAAAATAGAAGAAACGCTTTACAAATTTTCTGAAAGCTTACTTATACCTTTAAAAAATATTTATATAGACATTATTGCCTTTATATTTCAAAATAAAAAACTATCTTTGCCTTTATTTCTATTTGCTGTAATGATGTTTATAATTTCCTTACGCATAATTATTCCGACTGTTGGTAGAGAAATAATGCCACCAATGGATACAGGAATTGTAAAAGGTAGTATTACTGCAGACAGCAATCTTTCCATAGAAGAAATGGAAAAAATTGTTCAAAGTATCTCTAAAATATTAACTCAGGACAAAAGAGTAATAATGTATTCTATAGGTGTTGGCTCAGAACCAGGTATTTTTACAATGGGAGAGGCAGAGAACCCTCAAACTATTAATCTAACCATTCATTACATAGATAGATTTCATAGGAAGAAAAATATTTGGGAAATAGAAAAAGAATTAAGAGAGAAAATTTGGCAAATTCCAAATTTAAAATATGTCCATATATTTGACTATGGTGCTACTCCTCTTTCAACCATTAGAGGAAATCTTGATGCTATGCTCAGTGGAGATAGTTTAGAAGAACTGGATAAATTAGGACAGAGTCTTCTCAATTTAGCCTATCAAACTAAAGGGCTGGTTTCGGTTTCCAGAAAATGGGATATGGATAAAGAGGTTTATAATCTTAAAATTGACAATCAAAAAGCACTTTTTTATGGACTCACACCTTATAATATTGTAGCTCAACTTACTGCTAAGATTAGAGGGATACCTATTTCATATTTTAATGTATCCAATGAAAATAGTCTAAAAATTAGATTTGTTTATAGAAAAGAGCAAAGAAGTGATATCCTTGATTTAAATTCTCTATATCTCGATTCTCCCCGAGGAAAGATTCCTCTTTTGGCTATTAGCGAGATAGAAAAACAAAAAGAGCCTACTATTATCACCAGACAGGGTCTAAAATATACTTTAGACATAATAGGTTATCGGGAAACAACTGCTATATCTCACATTATGAATAGTTTTACTGAAGTTCTTCAAAAGGCAAAATTTAAACTTCCGGCAGGTTATTCTTTATCGCAAGAAGGAGATGTCAAAATGATGATGGATACCATCTTGAGAATTGTTAAAGCCCTTTTGCTTGGTATGCTTTTACTTTTCTTTACTCTTGCTCCTGCCTTTAGATCCTTTCTTGCACCTGTTGCTGTGATTGTGGCTATTCCTCTTTCCCTTATCGGGTCTGCCTGGTCTATTCTTGCTATGGGATATCATCAGTCTATGCCTGGATTAATGGGAACAATCCTTTTAGCTGGAATAATTACCAAAAACTCTATTTTGCTTATTGATTTCATTGATATGGCTATTAAAGAAGGAAAAACCTTAGAAAGGGCCATTCTTGAAAGTATTAATATAAGAACGAGACCTGTTTTAATGACTGCCTTCGGAACAGCTGTAGGTATGATTCCTATTGCTTTGGGATGGGCCTTAGGACTTGAACGCTTAGCCCCCCTTGGCACCGTTGCTATTGGAGGCCTTATTTTTGGGAGCTTTTTAACCTTGATCTATGTTCCTTTATTCTATTATTATTTATTGAAATTAAAGCTTCGCTTAAAGGAAGTGGCAACAAAACATTGA
- a CDS encoding efflux RND transporter periplasmic adaptor subunit, translated as MKGLNKKKIISFIVIVFLILSGITLLLKRKREIAKIPPPQEPIYTVEGIKVQKGRVTENVQFLGKFLPVNEVSISTKLQGYIEKVFVNEGDQVKRGQLLVKIDAQPVMLAIENLRYNEVSLEHQVESLSSELQGAQSNLSYEKENFLRDKKLYEVKAIAEMQYLKSKTNYENAKARVESLIAQINSAKEKIKALKREIAQKTHDLRYLNIVSPIEGYVSNVTLREGNLAMPGATILKVESIQKKIIFTFPLKYIKDLREGSPVSVSFDGIQRAYQIHKIYPSANDNSLAVAEVLIDRAPDKFPSNSLVYIDIPLKIVDGLVVPKTALLNLTNGTFVLTLNKEGYFSKIPVKVLAQDKFLAAIEGNLTEGTPVAIGSEDKLRLLSLGKKGKFLLNKD; from the coding sequence ATGAAGGGACTAAATAAAAAGAAAATTATAAGTTTTATTGTAATTGTTTTTTTAATTTTGAGTGGAATTACTCTTTTATTAAAGAGAAAAAGAGAAATAGCTAAAATTCCCCCTCCTCAAGAGCCTATATATACTGTAGAGGGAATAAAGGTTCAAAAAGGAAGGGTCACAGAGAATGTTCAATTCCTTGGAAAATTTTTACCTGTAAATGAGGTCTCCATCTCTACTAAACTTCAGGGGTATATTGAAAAGGTCTTTGTAAATGAGGGTGATCAGGTAAAAAGGGGACAATTACTGGTTAAAATAGATGCTCAACCTGTTATGCTTGCCATTGAAAATCTCCGTTATAATGAGGTCTCCCTTGAGCACCAAGTAGAAAGCTTAAGTTCCGAACTCCAGGGTGCACAGTCCAATTTGTCATATGAAAAAGAAAACTTTTTAAGGGATAAAAAACTTTATGAGGTCAAAGCTATTGCGGAAATGCAATATTTGAAATCTAAGACCAATTATGAGAATGCCAAAGCCCGTGTAGAATCCTTAATAGCTCAGATAAATTCAGCAAAAGAAAAAATTAAGGCTCTTAAAAGGGAAATTGCTCAGAAAACACATGATCTTCGCTATCTAAACATTGTTAGTCCTATTGAAGGATATGTTTCTAATGTAACCCTCCGAGAGGGAAATCTCGCTATGCCGGGTGCTACCATTCTAAAAGTTGAATCTATACAGAAAAAGATAATCTTTACTTTTCCTTTAAAATATATAAAAGACCTCCGAGAGGGATCTCCTGTTTCAGTCTCTTTTGATGGCATCCAAAGAGCTTATCAAATACATAAGATCTATCCTTCAGCTAATGATAACTCCCTTGCGGTTGCAGAGGTATTGATTGATAGAGCTCCAGATAAATTTCCCTCTAATTCACTTGTTTATATAGATATACCTCTCAAAATAGTTGATGGCCTTGTTGTTCCAAAGACAGCCCTTCTTAATCTTACCAATGGCACCTTTGTTTTAACCCTTAATAAGGAGGGATATTTTTCAAAGATACCTGTTAAAGTGCTTGCACAGGATAAATTTCTGGCTGCAATAGAAGGAAACCTCACCGAAGGGACCCCTGTAGCCATTGGCTCGGAAGATAAACTGAGACTTCTCTCCCTTGGTAAAAAAGGGAAATTTTTATTAAACAAAGACTAA
- a CDS encoding TolC family protein, translating to MFFKKGWNILILSFLFFLHHFSGYSLAIDELTIEEAVKLSLERNTEIRQKFVNKDISKYETLSKKGERWGTLSGFLNYTHYNFPRALAPEVPVKATAENIFIPGLKYTLPLFTGFKIEKEIEISKLKENLSDVLLNLTKNEIAFNVRSIYLKILTLQRQKEAMENYNHALTQLYKDIETQVKVGKKPEVDLLKVSYVKRDVESQIIALQNTIETLKETLKILINYPKENFVLKDISVREISGIELSRENFLKTYYPKLYSSKKAEILKEISRKKIEQAKAPYFPQLILDLDYQKNLGNGKDKEVWQIGFMLNFTLFDFGKRSSDLVASKLSFENSLLEEEKTRLEFEKRLTEAINQIKTAQAEVDAIFNQIKYADEVERIEKIKYEEGVSSLYDYLYAQSQKFISQSKYYEALYNRERSWYYLDYVLEKID from the coding sequence ATGTTTTTTAAAAAAGGCTGGAACATCCTAATTCTATCTTTTTTATTTTTTCTTCATCATTTTTCAGGTTATTCTCTTGCTATAGATGAACTTACTATAGAAGAGGCTGTTAAGCTCTCCTTAGAGAGAAATACAGAAATAAGGCAAAAATTTGTAAATAAGGATATCTCAAAATATGAGACCTTAAGCAAAAAGGGAGAGCGCTGGGGAACACTTTCTGGATTTTTAAACTATACTCATTATAATTTTCCTCGAGCCTTAGCTCCCGAGGTTCCAGTAAAAGCTACTGCTGAAAATATTTTTATCCCTGGATTAAAATATACTCTTCCTCTTTTTACAGGCTTTAAAATTGAAAAGGAAATAGAAATCTCTAAATTAAAAGAAAATCTTTCTGATGTATTGCTAAATCTAACTAAAAATGAAATTGCCTTCAATGTGAGGTCAATATATCTAAAAATCTTAACCCTTCAAAGGCAAAAAGAGGCTATGGAGAATTATAACCATGCCTTAACCCAGTTATACAAAGATATAGAAACACAAGTTAAAGTGGGTAAAAAACCCGAGGTAGACCTATTAAAGGTTTCCTATGTTAAAAGGGATGTAGAAAGCCAAATCATAGCACTTCAAAATACCATAGAAACTCTCAAAGAAACATTAAAAATTCTTATTAATTACCCAAAGGAAAATTTTGTTTTAAAAGATATTTCCGTAAGGGAGATATCAGGAATCGAACTAAGTAGGGAAAATTTTTTAAAAACCTATTACCCAAAACTTTATTCTTCCAAAAAAGCGGAGATCTTAAAGGAAATATCTCGCAAAAAAATTGAACAAGCTAAGGCCCCTTATTTTCCCCAACTTATATTAGATCTTGATTATCAAAAGAATCTTGGAAACGGAAAAGATAAAGAGGTATGGCAGATTGGGTTTATGCTTAACTTTACTTTATTTGATTTTGGTAAGCGCTCAAGTGATCTTGTAGCCTCAAAACTTTCCTTTGAAAATAGCCTTCTTGAAGAAGAAAAAACGAGACTTGAGTTTGAAAAAAGATTAACTGAAGCTATAAATCAAATAAAGACAGCTCAAGCTGAGGTTGACGCAATTTTTAATCAAATCAAATATGCTGATGAGGTTGAAAGAATTGAAAAAATAAAGTATGAAGAAGGTGTAAGTAGTTTATATGATTATTTATACGCTCAAAGTCAAAAGTTTATTTCCCAAAGCAAATATTATGAAGCTTTATATAATAGAGAAAGAAGCTGGTATTATTTAGACTATGTCCTTGAAAAAATAGATTAG
- a CDS encoding glutamate synthase-related protein: protein MATPQFASFYPDFYIERLWDKCIKCKRCVKECPYEAHIWDAKKKTLLEDHIKCVGCHRCEAICPTKAIIIRRHPAQFREHALWTSWYIKNVYKQADQGGVLLTSTGCALPFKNYFDHLVLDACQVTNPPIDPLREPMELRTYIGPKPEALEIEEVNGKFRLKKKLPPLLKLETPIMFAAMSYGAISLHVHQGLAKAARDLGTYYNTGEGGLHASLYEYGSNTIVQCASGRFGLHVDYLNAGVAIEIKIGQGAKPGIGGHLPGEKVTEEISKTRMIPVGSDALSPAPHHDIYSIEDLRGLIYALKEATEYKKLVFVKIAAVHNVAAIASGIVRAGADAVVIDGLKGGTGAAPTMFRDYIGIPIELAISAVDKRLRAEGIRHRTSIIASGGIRCSADVVKAIALGADAVYIGTAALIAVGCTMCQRCYTGKCPWGIATNKPELIKRLPPEVAYEKIYNLVKAWSHEIKEMLGAMGINSIESLKGNRDKLRAVGLTKEEMEILEVKHAGE from the coding sequence ATGGCTACTCCCCAGTTTGCCAGTTTTTATCCTGATTTTTATATAGAGCGTCTGTGGGATAAGTGTATTAAGTGTAAGAGATGTGTTAAAGAGTGCCCTTATGAGGCTCACATCTGGGATGCCAAGAAAAAGACCCTTCTTGAAGACCATATCAAGTGTGTAGGGTGCCATAGATGTGAGGCTATATGTCCAACTAAGGCCATTATCATTAGAAGACATCCAGCTCAATTTAGAGAACATGCCCTTTGGACATCCTGGTATATCAAAAATGTTTACAAACAGGCAGATCAAGGAGGGGTTCTTTTAACCTCAACGGGGTGTGCCCTTCCTTTTAAAAACTATTTTGATCACCTGGTTCTGGATGCCTGTCAGGTGACGAATCCCCCCATTGATCCCCTAAGAGAGCCAATGGAGCTCCGCACTTATATTGGGCCAAAGCCTGAGGCCCTTGAAATTGAAGAGGTTAATGGAAAGTTTAGACTTAAAAAGAAGCTTCCTCCTCTGCTGAAACTTGAGACACCTATTATGTTTGCAGCTATGTCCTATGGAGCTATTAGTCTTCATGTTCATCAGGGGCTTGCCAAGGCAGCGCGTGATCTCGGAACTTATTATAATACAGGGGAAGGAGGTCTCCATGCCTCCCTTTATGAATATGGCTCAAATACTATTGTGCAGTGTGCCTCCGGGCGTTTTGGTCTGCATGTAGATTATCTTAATGCAGGTGTGGCAATAGAGATAAAAATTGGCCAGGGAGCTAAACCTGGAATCGGGGGACATCTTCCAGGAGAAAAAGTCACAGAAGAGATCTCTAAGACTCGAATGATTCCCGTTGGAAGTGATGCCCTTTCTCCAGCCCCTCATCACGACATTTACTCCATTGAAGATTTGAGGGGACTAATTTATGCTTTAAAGGAGGCTACAGAGTATAAAAAACTTGTCTTTGTTAAAATTGCAGCAGTTCATAATGTAGCTGCTATTGCATCAGGAATAGTAAGAGCTGGAGCAGATGCAGTGGTAATTGATGGGCTTAAAGGTGGAACCGGGGCTGCTCCAACTATGTTCAGAGATTATATTGGAATTCCCATTGAGCTTGCTATTTCAGCGGTGGATAAGCGACTAAGGGCAGAAGGCATTCGCCACAGAACAAGCATTATTGCCTCAGGTGGAATTCGCTGTAGTGCCGATGTAGTGAAGGCTATAGCTCTTGGAGCAGATGCGGTTTATATTGGAACAGCAGCTCTCATTGCCGTTGGATGCACTATGTGCCAGAGGTGTTATACGGGAAAATGCCCCTGGGGAATTGCCACTAATAAACCTGAACTGATTAAAAGGCTTCCCCCTGAGGTTGCCTATGAAAAGATCTATAATCTTGTAAAGGCCTGGTCTCATGAGATTAAAGAGATGCTTGGTGCTATGGGAATCAATTCCATTGAGAGTTTAAAGGGGAATAGAGATAAATTACGAGCTGTTGGTTTAACAAAGGAAGAGATGGAAATCCTTGAAGTAAAACACGCAGGGGAGTAA
- a CDS encoding class II glutamine amidotransferase, with translation MWNIALRAKEISGCGIAGIIHRKGELIPGEMILKAICCQYERGNGLGAGFAAYGIYPELADYYALHVMAQSKQALVKVEEFLQKFTFLNFQEPIPTKKVKTIKNPPIFKRYFVRPKFDEVDAEFCDLSAEDDRMVQLVMEINETIEGAYVISSGKNMGAFKGVGFPDEIAEFFRINEYKAFIWTAHNRFPTNTPGWWGGAHPFTLLDWSIVHNGEISSYGTNKRYLELFGYKCTLLTDTEVVAYVLDFLIRKHGLPLELACKAMAPPFWMEIDEMSEEERELYTAIRILYGGAVLNGPFAILFAYNGGLVGLNDRVKLRPLVAASKGDICYMASEESAIRAICPDPEKVWAPKAGEPVIVEMEEGVIPNQKSYLNVRSKEVSEDALRLGSFPLSLLAG, from the coding sequence ATGTGGAATATAGCTTTAAGGGCAAAAGAAATTTCTGGTTGTGGAATTGCAGGTATTATTCATCGCAAAGGGGAGCTTATCCCTGGAGAGATGATTCTTAAGGCCATTTGTTGTCAGTATGAAAGAGGAAACGGTCTGGGAGCAGGGTTTGCTGCTTATGGAATCTACCCTGAGCTTGCAGATTACTATGCTTTGCATGTAATGGCTCAGAGTAAGCAAGCTCTTGTTAAGGTAGAAGAGTTTCTGCAGAAATTTACCTTTTTAAACTTTCAAGAACCCATTCCTACAAAAAAGGTAAAGACCATAAAGAATCCTCCTATTTTTAAAAGATACTTTGTAAGACCCAAATTTGATGAGGTTGATGCAGAGTTTTGTGATCTCTCTGCAGAAGATGATCGCATGGTTCAGCTTGTTATGGAGATAAATGAGACCATAGAAGGTGCTTATGTGATCTCTTCGGGTAAAAATATGGGGGCTTTTAAGGGGGTTGGCTTTCCTGATGAGATAGCTGAATTTTTTCGCATCAATGAATATAAGGCCTTTATCTGGACTGCTCACAATCGTTTTCCAACCAATACACCTGGCTGGTGGGGTGGAGCCCATCCCTTTACTCTTCTTGATTGGTCAATTGTTCATAATGGAGAGATCTCAAGCTATGGAACAAATAAAAGATATCTTGAACTTTTTGGATATAAATGCACACTTTTAACAGATACGGAAGTTGTAGCCTATGTTCTTGATTTTCTTATAAGGAAACATGGTCTTCCTCTTGAACTTGCCTGCAAGGCCATGGCTCCTCCTTTTTGGATGGAGATTGACGAGATGTCTGAAGAGGAAAGAGAGCTTTATACTGCCATAAGAATCCTTTATGGTGGAGCAGTTTTAAATGGTCCCTTTGCTATTCTTTTTGCTTACAACGGAGGACTTGTGGGTCTAAATGACAGAGTTAAGCTGAGACCTCTTGTGGCTGCCTCAAAGGGGGATATCTGCTATATGGCTTCAGAAGAGTCTGCTATTCGAGCTATTTGTCCTGATCCTGAAAAGGTATGGGCCCCCAAAGCTGGAGAACCTGTTATTGTGGAGATGGAAGAGGGAGTTATCCCCAATCAAAAGAGTTATCTCAATGTAAGATCAAAGGAGGTTAGTGAGGATGCCCTTAGACTTGGAAGTTTCCCCCTTTCATTACTCGCAGGTTAA